In Cycloclasticus sp., a single genomic region encodes these proteins:
- a CDS encoding VOC family protein translates to MKRPNPTTGLRHVALNVRDLAASEYFYVELMGMAVEWRPDADNVYLTSGNDNLALHVVNGEQSGVPTLDHIGFFLDTEEDVDEWFAFLTHHNIKMKTQPRKHRDGAKSFYCYDPEGITVQIICHPPLIGK, encoded by the coding sequence ATGAAACGCCCTAACCCCACCACCGGCCTTCGGCACGTCGCACTGAATGTGCGCGACCTAGCCGCCAGTGAATATTTTTATGTTGAGCTCATGGGCATGGCGGTGGAGTGGCGACCCGATGCCGATAATGTTTACCTAACGTCAGGGAATGATAATTTGGCCCTACACGTTGTAAACGGCGAGCAAAGCGGGGTGCCAACGCTAGACCATATAGGCTTTTTTCTAGATACAGAAGAGGACGTAGATGAGTGGTTTGCCTTTCTAACGCATCACAACATTAAAATGAAAACGCAACCACGTAAGCACCGCGATGGCGCAAAAAGTTTTTATTGTTATGACCCTGAAGGTATTACCGTGCAGATTATTTGCCACCCACCGTTGATTGGGAAGTAG
- a CDS encoding ceramidase domain-containing protein gives MPYITTYKKAGYIAVTFISTIAILIVFSLDPIEQNPEYHEFVDQRIFFGIPNFWNVISNLPFLLVGGLGLYSIYYSKKAALINEFKIAYSLFFLGVSMVAVGSSYYHLLPSNETLVWDRLPLTIAFMSLFSIVISEFTFPKLGKILLWPLIMVGAYSVYYWLITERQHAGDLRLYFLVQFLPVLVMPLMLLLFKPTFTNNKGYWLLLLAYVLAKLLEYFDAHIYNALFFISGHSIKHIAAAFGVYLLLLSYNDREKA, from the coding sequence ATGCCATATATTACAACGTATAAAAAAGCAGGTTATATCGCTGTAACCTTTATTTCAACTATCGCAATATTAATAGTTTTTTCGCTCGATCCAATCGAGCAAAACCCTGAATACCACGAATTTGTGGATCAAAGAATATTTTTTGGTATCCCTAATTTCTGGAACGTCATCTCTAACCTTCCATTCTTATTAGTCGGCGGTCTAGGGCTTTATAGTATTTATTATTCTAAAAAAGCAGCATTAATCAATGAGTTTAAAATCGCCTATTCATTGTTTTTTCTTGGTGTTTCAATGGTAGCAGTTGGATCATCTTATTATCACCTCTTGCCAAGCAACGAGACACTGGTCTGGGATCGCCTACCGCTGACTATTGCTTTCATGTCACTATTTTCAATTGTTATAAGTGAGTTCACTTTTCCAAAACTTGGGAAAATACTACTGTGGCCGCTAATTATGGTTGGTGCGTACTCTGTATATTACTGGCTCATCACCGAACGTCAGCATGCTGGAGATTTACGATTATATTTCTTGGTTCAATTTCTACCGGTATTAGTAATGCCGTTAATGCTTTTACTCTTTAAACCAACATTCACAAACAATAAAGGTTACTGGTTATTGTTGTTAGCTTACGTGCTGGCCAAATTATTAGAGTATTTTGATGCCCATATTTACAATGCTTTATTTTTTATTAGTGGCCACTCCATTAAACATATCGCGGCAGCATTTGGCGTATATTTACTATTATTGTCATATAACGATCGAGAAAAAGCCTAA
- a CDS encoding TMEM165/GDT1 family protein has product MDWKVFLTIFGAVFIAELGDKTQLATMLFATDKEVSKYTVFFAASAALIVASALGVLAGTLLSEYINEKHLHYVAGAGFIGIGIFTLYNA; this is encoded by the coding sequence ATGGATTGGAAGGTATTTTTAACAATATTTGGGGCGGTATTCATCGCTGAGCTGGGTGATAAAACTCAGCTAGCTACCATGCTATTTGCCACAGATAAAGAGGTAAGCAAATACACCGTTTTTTTTGCTGCTTCTGCTGCTCTCATTGTAGCTTCAGCTCTTGGTGTTCTTGCCGGTACTTTATTATCCGAATACATAAATGAAAAACACCTGCACTATGTTGCTGGTGCGGGTTTTATCGGAATTGGTATTTTTACTTTATACAATGCGTAA
- the trpD gene encoding anthranilate phosphoribosyltransferase: MDIKQALEVAINQQDLSTDEMTSVMRQIMMGDATPAQIGGFLVALRMKGESLDEIEGAAIVMRELATKVTVAGNFLVDTCGTGGDGSDLFNVSTASAFIVAAAGGQVAKHGNRSVSSSTGSADVLEAAGVNLNLTPDQVAQCIQQVGIGFMFAPAHHSAMKHAIGPRKELAQRTIFNMLGPMTNPAAVKSQVIGVFNEALCQPIANVLHRLGSEHVLVVHAQDGLDEISLATPTHIAELKNGTVHEYKITPEEMGIASQSLIGLTVDSATESLDLINDALGQQQTAEGKKAADMLALNAGAALYVCGKSDSIKSGVTLALATINSGEALQKIAELKEKTLSF; this comes from the coding sequence ATGGATATTAAACAGGCGCTAGAAGTGGCCATTAACCAGCAAGACCTCTCAACCGACGAGATGACCAGCGTGATGCGTCAGATCATGATGGGCGATGCAACGCCTGCGCAGATAGGCGGTTTTTTGGTGGCGTTGAGAATGAAAGGTGAGTCGTTAGATGAGATAGAAGGCGCGGCTATTGTGATGCGCGAGTTGGCGACAAAGGTGACGGTGGCTGGAAACTTCTTGGTTGATACCTGTGGTACCGGTGGAGATGGATCGGATTTATTTAATGTCTCAACCGCTAGCGCCTTTATTGTTGCAGCGGCCGGTGGACAGGTAGCGAAGCACGGCAATCGTTCGGTTTCCAGTTCAACCGGCAGCGCCGATGTGTTGGAAGCGGCAGGGGTTAATTTGAATTTAACGCCCGACCAAGTAGCGCAATGTATTCAACAGGTGGGGATCGGTTTTATGTTTGCGCCAGCCCACCATAGCGCCATGAAACACGCCATTGGCCCGCGTAAAGAGCTAGCACAGCGGACTATATTTAATATGCTAGGCCCAATGACCAATCCTGCTGCGGTAAAGTCGCAAGTGATCGGTGTGTTTAACGAAGCGCTGTGCCAGCCGATTGCCAATGTTTTACATCGCTTAGGCAGTGAACATGTGCTGGTTGTGCACGCACAAGATGGACTGGATGAAATTAGCCTGGCAACGCCGACACATATTGCCGAGCTAAAGAATGGCACTGTTCATGAGTATAAAATAACCCCCGAAGAAATGGGTATTGCGAGTCAGAGCTTAATTGGTTTGACGGTTGATAGTGCTACCGAGTCGTTGGACTTGATAAACGACGCGCTGGGCCAGCAGCAAACTGCGGAAGGCAAAAAAGCGGCAGATATGTTGGCGTTAAATGCAGGAGCCGCGTTGTATGTTTGTGGTAAGTCGGACAGTATTAAGTCGGGCGTAACGCTAGCGCTCGCAACAATTAATTCTGGCGAAGCGTTACAAAAAATAGCGGAACTAAAAGAAAAAACACTGAGCTTTTAA
- the crp gene encoding cAMP-activated global transcriptional regulator CRP has product MSKLKPILNFSGMPDETFARFISFCHRHEYPNKTDIIQPGDDVDTLYYFIEGSAYVRVDEIDGHEFIVANLSRGDFIGEAGFFEPDGSRDKRDVCVQTCSTCQLAGISYNRLSSLLDNELKADSREIISALGRQLAKRLLQTSRKAGHLAFLDVSGRVARTLIDLTETPEAMTHPEGMQIRVTRQDIGRMVGCSREMAGRVLKSMGEEGLIEVNGKTILVKGDRLGY; this is encoded by the coding sequence ATGAGCAAACTAAAGCCCATCCTTAACTTCTCTGGCATGCCCGATGAGACCTTCGCCCGTTTCATCAGCTTTTGCCATCGCCACGAATACCCGAATAAGACCGACATCATTCAACCTGGCGATGATGTCGATACCTTATATTATTTTATTGAAGGCTCCGCTTATGTTCGTGTTGACGAGATAGATGGGCATGAGTTTATTGTCGCTAACCTTAGCCGTGGTGACTTTATTGGTGAGGCCGGTTTCTTTGAACCTGACGGTAGCCGAGATAAACGAGACGTCTGTGTTCAAACTTGTTCCACTTGCCAACTCGCAGGCATTAGCTATAACCGCTTGAGCTCATTACTGGATAATGAACTCAAAGCAGACAGCAGGGAAATTATTTCTGCACTGGGCAGGCAACTTGCCAAACGCCTGTTGCAGACTAGCCGCAAAGCCGGGCACCTCGCCTTTTTAGATGTCAGCGGCCGAGTCGCAAGGACGTTGATCGATTTAACGGAAACGCCCGAAGCAATGACCCACCCTGAGGGCATGCAAATTAGAGTAACCCGTCAAGACATTGGCCGGATGGTTGGCTGCTCTCGCGAGATGGCGGGGCGTGTTCTTAAATCAATGGGTGAAGAAGGCCTGATCGAAGTGAACGGCAAAACAATCCTAGTTAAAGGCGATCGCTTAGGCTATTAA
- a CDS encoding cupin domain-containing protein, with amino-acid sequence MDIKLGNLFQSIPDNLDDEVFDLLIQNEKVKVERIISKGHRSPKSGWYDQEQDEWVVVLKGEAVIAFRDGAEFNLIAGSHLNIPANTKHKVTWTDPEVETIWLAIHY; translated from the coding sequence ATGGATATAAAATTAGGCAACCTGTTCCAATCTATCCCTGACAATCTCGATGATGAGGTTTTTGACCTACTTATTCAAAATGAAAAGGTTAAGGTAGAGAGGATAATTTCCAAAGGTCACCGTTCCCCGAAATCAGGATGGTATGACCAAGAACAAGATGAGTGGGTCGTTGTTCTAAAAGGAGAGGCCGTCATTGCATTTAGAGATGGCGCTGAATTTAACCTTATTGCAGGCTCACATTTAAATATACCGGCGAACACGAAGCATAAAGTGACGTGGACCGACCCTGAGGTAGAAACGATATGGCTTGCTATTCACTACTAA
- a CDS encoding aminodeoxychorismate/anthranilate synthase component II, giving the protein MAACKLVMIDNYDSFTYNLVQYFAELGADVHVVRNDQASVDDVIAMQADKLVISPGPCTPTQAGISVELIKRMAGTLPILGVCLGHQSIGEVFGGKVVHAQQIMHGKTSAMHHNNGGVFNGLSNPFKATRYHSLVVEKASLPDCLEITAWTETADGEMDEIMGLKHVELDIEGVQFHPESILTEHGHDLLRNFLNKG; this is encoded by the coding sequence ATGGCGGCGTGTAAATTAGTCATGATCGACAACTACGATTCGTTCACCTATAACTTGGTGCAATACTTTGCCGAGTTGGGGGCGGATGTACACGTCGTGCGAAATGACCAAGCCAGCGTTGACGACGTTATCGCAATGCAGGCCGATAAATTGGTGATCTCACCGGGCCCATGTACACCGACGCAAGCGGGTATTTCAGTAGAATTAATTAAACGCATGGCCGGTACCTTGCCGATTTTAGGAGTCTGCTTAGGGCACCAAAGTATTGGTGAAGTGTTTGGCGGTAAAGTGGTTCATGCGCAGCAAATCATGCACGGTAAAACGTCTGCGATGCACCATAATAATGGCGGGGTTTTTAACGGTTTGAGCAACCCATTTAAAGCAACGCGCTACCACTCACTGGTGGTGGAAAAGGCGTCGTTGCCAGATTGCTTAGAAATAACGGCATGGACAGAAACAGCGGATGGCGAGATGGATGAAATTATGGGGCTGAAACACGTTGAACTAGACATCGAGGGCGTGCAGTTCCATCCGGAATCTATTTTGACGGAACACGGCCATGATTTATTAAGAAATTTCCTAAACAAAGGTTAA
- a CDS encoding DUF3147 family protein produces MAYYLIKIAITTILIVLISEVAKRSSFVGAILTSIPLISVLAMTWLYIDTKDISKISNLSISVFWLVIPSLALFLALPLLLKQGLNFYLSMGISIGLTVGCYWLMITALGYFGVEL; encoded by the coding sequence TTGGCTTACTATCTAATCAAAATTGCCATCACTACAATTTTAATTGTCTTGATTTCCGAGGTTGCCAAGCGCAGCAGCTTTGTTGGCGCCATCTTGACCTCTATTCCATTGATCTCGGTACTGGCGATGACCTGGCTTTATATAGACACCAAAGATATTTCAAAGATTAGCAATCTTTCGATCAGCGTCTTTTGGCTTGTCATTCCTTCCTTGGCTTTATTTTTGGCATTACCGTTACTACTGAAACAGGGTTTAAACTTTTACCTCAGTATGGGAATTTCAATAGGGCTTACCGTTGGCTGTTATTGGCTTATGATCACCGCTTTAGGTTATTTTGGAGTAGAACTGTGA
- the trpC gene encoding indole-3-glycerol phosphate synthase TrpC, giving the protein MSDTPDVLKKILARKQEEIADRLTHTSIDELKRQIAEASAPRGFVESIKRKLQQGETAVIAEVKKASPSKGLLREHFIPSEIAMSYEAGGAACLSVLTDKDFFQGSEAYLKEARAACDLPVIRKDFIVDPYQVYEARAMGADCILLIVAALEDDALQNLHQLATQLELDVLVEVHDKDELERALRLDLALVGINNRNLRTFETSLQTTVDLLDSIPDDIIVVSESGLHKSEDIAMLKQHNVHTFLIGEAFMRCDDPGEALKQLIA; this is encoded by the coding sequence ATGAGTGATACACCTGACGTTTTAAAAAAAATACTCGCCCGCAAGCAAGAAGAAATTGCCGATCGACTCACTCATACCTCTATCGATGAGTTAAAGCGGCAAATTGCAGAAGCCTCTGCGCCCCGCGGTTTTGTTGAATCGATTAAGCGAAAATTACAACAAGGCGAAACAGCCGTTATCGCAGAAGTAAAAAAGGCTTCGCCAAGTAAAGGTTTGTTGCGTGAGCACTTCATCCCGTCTGAGATCGCGATGAGTTATGAAGCCGGTGGAGCCGCCTGTTTATCCGTGCTAACGGATAAAGACTTTTTCCAGGGTTCTGAAGCGTATTTAAAAGAGGCGAGGGCGGCGTGTGATTTGCCGGTTATTCGTAAAGACTTTATTGTCGACCCCTATCAAGTGTATGAAGCGCGTGCGATGGGTGCGGACTGTATTTTATTGATCGTAGCCGCACTCGAGGATGATGCGTTACAAAACTTGCATCAATTGGCGACGCAGTTGGAGCTAGATGTATTGGTGGAAGTGCATGATAAGGATGAGTTGGAGCGTGCACTGCGCTTGGATTTAGCTTTAGTCGGCATCAATAATAGAAACCTAAGAACGTTTGAAACATCATTGCAAACCACGGTGGATTTATTGGATAGTATTCCAGATGACATCATTGTCGTGAGCGAAAGTGGTTTACACAAGTCTGAAGATATTGCGATGTTAAAGCAGCATAACGTGCATACCTTTTTGATTGGCGAGGCGTTTATGCGTTGTGATGATCCGGGTGAAGCGCTGAAACAGTTAATAGCCTAA
- the trpE gene encoding anthranilate synthase component I → MTPEKFKQYADQGYNKIPLMKTILADLETPLSAYMKLANGPYSYLFESVQGGENWGRYSIIGLPCKDLISISGKVISLQSNGKTTQTISSDTPLDWVREYASTFNTPEVEGLPRFSGGLVGYFGYETIHYIEPKVAEQSQQNKKEDPIGSPDILLMISEEVLVFDNVNNQLMIVTHVDPEQEDAYAKGMCRLDELVSQLNTAQIQSSFGQSQTVAVDEADFISGFTQQGFQDAVKTVKEYIVEGDVMQVVLSQRMTIPYAEPAIDLYRALRCLNPSPYMYHLNLDDTYVVGSSPEILTRLEDEQVTVRPIAGTRPRGATREEDEALEKELLADPKECAEHLMLIDLGRNDAGRVSKTGTVELTDKMVIERYSHVMHIVSNVTGELQLGLDAIDVLEATFPAGTVSGAPKIRAMQIIDELEPVKRGIYSGAVGYLSWSGNLDTAIAIRTAVIKDGQLNIQAGAGIVHDSVPENEWAETMNKGRAIFKAVAMAQRGLTEGES, encoded by the coding sequence ATGACACCCGAAAAATTCAAACAATACGCAGACCAGGGCTATAACAAAATACCCCTGATGAAAACAATCTTGGCTGACTTAGAAACCCCATTGAGCGCCTACATGAAATTGGCAAATGGGCCCTATAGTTACCTTTTTGAATCCGTGCAAGGTGGTGAAAACTGGGGTCGCTACTCGATTATTGGCCTGCCATGTAAAGACCTTATCAGCATCAGCGGCAAGGTGATTAGCCTGCAATCGAATGGCAAAACAACGCAGACAATAAGCAGCGATACACCGTTAGATTGGGTGCGCGAATATGCGTCAACCTTCAACACGCCTGAGGTTGAAGGCCTGCCGCGTTTTAGTGGCGGCTTGGTTGGTTATTTTGGCTACGAAACGATTCATTATATCGAGCCGAAAGTAGCAGAACAAAGCCAGCAGAATAAAAAAGAAGACCCTATCGGCTCGCCCGATATTTTATTGATGATTTCAGAAGAGGTTTTAGTCTTTGATAACGTCAACAACCAATTAATGATCGTCACTCACGTTGATCCAGAACAAGAGGATGCTTACGCAAAGGGCATGTGCCGTTTGGACGAGTTGGTGAGTCAGCTAAATACCGCTCAGATACAGTCCTCTTTTGGCCAAAGCCAGACCGTGGCGGTGGATGAGGCAGATTTTATTTCAGGCTTTACTCAGCAAGGCTTTCAAGACGCAGTGAAGACAGTGAAAGAGTATATCGTTGAGGGTGACGTGATGCAGGTGGTGTTGTCGCAGCGGATGACTATTCCGTACGCAGAGCCTGCGATTGACTTGTATCGAGCGTTACGCTGCCTAAACCCGTCACCGTATATGTATCACCTGAATTTAGACGATACGTACGTTGTTGGTTCGTCCCCCGAAATCTTAACCCGGCTGGAAGATGAGCAAGTAACGGTTCGGCCAATTGCGGGGACTCGCCCACGTGGTGCCACGCGCGAAGAAGACGAAGCATTAGAAAAAGAGCTGCTCGCCGATCCTAAGGAATGTGCAGAACATTTAATGTTGATTGATTTGGGGCGCAATGATGCAGGCCGCGTATCAAAAACGGGTACGGTTGAATTAACCGATAAAATGGTCATCGAACGCTATTCACACGTGATGCATATTGTGTCGAATGTGACGGGTGAGCTGCAATTAGGGCTTGATGCGATTGATGTGCTGGAGGCGACTTTTCCGGCAGGAACAGTCAGCGGCGCACCAAAAATTAGGGCAATGCAAATTATTGATGAATTGGAACCCGTTAAGCGAGGTATCTATTCGGGTGCGGTCGGTTACTTGTCATGGTCGGGTAATTTAGACACGGCGATTGCTATCCGCACGGCAGTGATCAAAGATGGCCAGCTGAATATTCAAGCCGGCGCAGGCATTGTGCATGATTCAGTACCAGAGAATGAGTGGGCAGAAACAATGAACAAAGGGCGTGCAATTTTTAAAGCGGTGGCGATGGCGCAGCGCGGTTTAACAGAAGGTGAAAGCTAA
- a CDS encoding OsmC family protein, translating to MDVRIKWVEGAMFLGESGSGHTVVMDGAPENGGRNLGLRPMEMLLTGMGGCTAFDVKMILDKARQNVTDCVAEIHAERADTVPAVFTKIHVHFIISGKGLTEKAVARAVNLSAEKYCSASIMLSKAVEITHDYEIIDVDAE from the coding sequence ATGGATGTAAGAATAAAGTGGGTGGAAGGAGCAATGTTTCTGGGTGAGTCTGGCAGTGGGCATACCGTTGTGATGGACGGCGCGCCAGAAAATGGTGGTAGAAACCTAGGCTTGCGCCCAATGGAAATGCTGCTAACCGGCATGGGCGGCTGCACCGCGTTTGATGTAAAAATGATCTTAGATAAAGCGCGTCAAAACGTCACCGATTGTGTAGCAGAAATTCATGCAGAACGGGCAGATACCGTGCCAGCCGTGTTCACAAAAATCCATGTGCATTTTATTATTTCAGGCAAAGGCTTAACGGAAAAAGCCGTGGCGCGTGCGGTGAACTTATCTGCCGAAAAATATTGTTCGGCATCAATTATGCTCAGCAAAGCCGTAGAGATAACGCACGACTATGAAATTATTGACGTAGATGCCGAATGA